The DNA window ggtttgggtttgggtttgggtttgagtttgagtttgagtttgagtttgagtttgagtttgagtttgagtttgagtttgagtttgagtttgagtttgagtttgagtttgagtttgaatttgagtttgagtttgagtttgagtttgagtttgagtttgagtttgagtttgagttcgagttcgagttcgagctcgagcttgagtttgaaaatttaattttagttcaaacttttcgagtcgagccgagcttgtaggttaatagtcgagctcgagttcgagttcaaatttataaactcgttcgagctcgagttcgagtcgagctaataaatactaaatcgagtcgagctcgagctcaagttggttcgagctcgactcggctcatttgcagccctagagTAGATATCAACTTGAGTTTGCTCAATAACATGTAAAAACGACCCGACAAGAGAGACTTCGTGAAGACATTTGTAGTCTGGTGTTTGGTAGACACGTATCGTAATTGTATAGTACTAGCACTAACATGTTGCCGTACAAAGTGGCAATCGATCTCGATGTGTTTAGTGCGCTCATGAAACACATCATTCCGAGAAATGTGAATAGCACTCTGACTATCACAATGAAGATCAGTGGCTTGCGGTTGAGGAACGTCAAGATCTGAGAGAAGTCGTCGAATCCAAAGAAGCTCAAAAGTAGAATCAGCAAGTACACGATACTCTAACTCAGCGCTGGAATGGGAAACAATAGTCTGTTTCTTGCTTCGCcaagaaacaagagaatcacccAAGAAGAAACAATAATCATTGATGGAGCGTCGGTCTTCCAATCAACATCTAAGTAACCAATGAGTACCAATGATGAATCAACGGAGAAGTGAAGACCATGTAAGAGAGTGCCCTTAATATAGCGGAGAATACGTAACACAACAGAGTGATGAGCTGTATGAGGACTAGTCATGAATTGACTAACTATGTGAACTGCATGAGCTATGTTATAGAGAGTAATAGTTAGATATATCAGGGAGCCCACTAACTGACGATAGAGCGTGGGGTCTTTAAGAGGGATTCCATCGAGAGGAGTAAGACAAAAATCTTCCTCAAGTGGAGTCGAGGAAGTTTTGCTATCAGTCAAACCAGCATGAGAGATGGGGTTAGAAGTATACTTCTCTTGAGACAAGTAGATACCATCTACTGTGTCGGAAATCTCAAGACCTAGAAAATAACGCAGCTTACCAAGACTCTTCATATCAAAATGTTGATGAAGATATGTCTGTAAATTAGATATACCAGAGGCATCATCTCCAGTGATcaccatatcatcaacatataataatagaataataatcCTAGATGAAGAGCGAAGAATGAATAAAGTAGAGTCATAGGGAGAGGCAATAAACCCATACTGAATAGGTGCTGAGCTGAACTTGGCAAACCAAGCTCGTGgtgcttgtttcagaccataaaGAGCACAACGTAGCTTACATACCTTCCTTGAAATGTCTGAACCCGATGGTGGACTCATATAAACCTCCTCAGAAAGATCTCCATAAAGAAAAGCATTCTTTACATCCAACTGGTGAAGAGACCATCGACGAGCAGCAGCAATAGCCAAAAGACAACAAACAGAAGTCAAACGGGCAACGAGAGCAAAAGTCTCTTCATAGTCAATGCCATACTCCTATAAGAAACCCCTGGCCACAAGACGAGCTTTATAGCGCTCAACAGATCCATCCGAATTTATTTTGATCTTGTAAATCTATTTGCAACTAATAGATTTCTTGCCATGTGGTAGATCAACGATATTCCAAGTCCCAGTCTTTTCAAGAGCCTATAGTTCCTCTGACATAGCCTCACGCCACGATGTATCACAATTTTCCTCACGAAAGGTCTTAGACTCATGGTTAGCTAGAATAGCAGAAAAGCAATGGTAATCTTGGAGATTATGAGGAAGATAACATACCCGGGTAGAATGTCGACCAGTGGTAGTAGGGACCTGAGGTATTTGATCAGATATTTGTTCAGGAGACGCATGTGGGTCAGGTACTTGTTCAGGAGATGTAGGTGGATCAGGGGTGATGTGGGAGAAATGACAATGTCAATAGAATTTTGTGTGATCTTAGGACCTGTAAAAGAAGGGAATGGATCTAAAACAAAAAATGGGGAATTAGTCTGAAAAGGAGTGGCAAACTTGGACTTATAAGAGAATATCTTATGCTCCCAAAAGGTGACATGACGAGGAACGCAAATCCAATTTGACATAGGATCCCCAAAACGATAGCCCTTATACTCTACCCCATATTTCAAAAAACAACATAGATGATTCTGAGGCTCCAATTTATATTGTTCATGCGAGGGGAGGTGGACAAAACTGACACAACCAAATGGTCGAAGAATGGAGTAATCTGGTGGTTGACCAAAGAGTTTTTGGTAAGGAGTGACATCTTGAAGTACAGAAGAAGACATTCGATTGATTGTATAGACAACAGTAAGTGTAGCTTCCCCCAAAACCTATATGGACATGAAGTAGAAAGAAGCATGGAACGAATAATATCTAGAATGTGTCTATGTTTACGTTCAATCCTACCATTTTGTTGTGAGGTGTAAGGACATGAGCGCTGAATAATAGTACCCTGGGCAGAAAGAAAACCGAGAAAGGTAGAATCATTGTATTCTAGAGCATTATCGGTACGAAGTGTTTTAATAGGGAATGAGAATtatgtttgaatcatttttgCAAAAATTGAATAAGTAGAGGCAAGTTCagaatgatttttcaaaaaataaatccaagtaaaacatgaataatcatcaacaaataTCACAAAATATCGATAACCATAAAATGTACCAATAGGGGAGGGCCCCTAAATATCTGAGTGAACTAGCAAAAAAGGTTTATCAGCAATAGAATGATTATTCAAAAAAGAAAGTGTTGGTTGTTTGCCAAGCTTACAATGCACACAATCAAATGAATCAAATTTAATAGGACCAAAAAAACCTTTAACAACAAGAGATCAGAGTTTATTTAATGAAGCATGTCCAAGTTTAAGATGCCACTAATAAATAGAGGAAGGAGAAATGGCAGCAGAAATTGAAGGAAAAGGTTGAAGGGAAGAAAGCTCAAACAGGCGACCCATCTTGCATCCCGTCCCAAGAATCCGACCTGTCTGTGAATCCTGAACCTGTACACCAGAAGATGTAAAAGTAACAGTAAGTTATTGCTCAACCAACTAACCAACAAAAACAAGGTTTAATGTTAAACGGGGAATGTAGTAGATATCTTAGAGAGATTGTGAAGTGGCATGACTAGTATGTGTGATGTGCAAAGTTGCACCATTTACTGTGTGAATGAGAGGTGAGGTGGTTAGAGGTTTTAATGAATGCAACAAATTAATGTTAGATGTCATATGGTTATAACAAGTAGAGTCTATGAACCATAGTTGATTACCTCATGTGGTGGCTCATGAAGGATTAATAGATAAAACATGAGTGAGCAGTTTATGAATATCTATAAGAGTGGGAGTAGTGGACTGAAGAGACTAAAAATCATTTGTGGCGGCGGCTATGGAGGAGGAAGAGTTAGCTGAAGAAGATGAATGACTTAGTTTTGGGAATTTTTGAAGGACATGACCATTTTGATGACAATAACGACACTCAATATTGGTGTAATGAGTGTATACATGATCAACATTCGGACAATGACGACATCTAGCAGACTTATCTAATCGAGCATCTTTCTGCGCATTCTTACGAGGAAACACGGGTAGAGAAGATGAAACAACCATAACAGAATCAGTAGTAGGAGATCGAAGTATGGAAAAAACGAGTATCCTTAAAAGAGATCTCCTTCATAGTTATGTCTAACAAAGGCAATGGATGACGATGGAGCAATGATCCACGAACAAACTCGTACTCAGGCCAAACTTTATCAGTAGTTGAATGACCCTTAAGTGTTTCTCATTAATGCCGGCCTCGTCAAGAAATCGTCTATGGATTATCCTAGATCATATTTTAGTGCATGTAACGAACTCAACAGTTGATAGTGGTGCATTGCTCCGGTAGCTTGGAATCAATCTTTTAGATAATCACAAGCCATCTTGGCGGTATCCATTCGTCGAAGCTGGATAGtgatgatataaaaataatattgcaaTTCAAGTTGAATATTCATTCACTTTGAATAAGCAATATATTATGCATTAACTCTATTTTagagttaattttcaaacttgTTATTTAATAACGTATAAAATTATAACCAGCCttaaaaatttcatcaaaatagaattaaaatttgaattgcaCATCCAATGTCATTTTACCATAACCAATTTTCAACTCTATGTTAGTTTGAGCTGAAAATCAAAAGGAATATTTGGACTTACTAGTTTGAAATGTAAATAACTAACCAAATATTTTCTCGTACAagagaattatttttttctctaagaTTTATTAGATAagaattatttggatcaaatatgGGTCTTTACTAAACATTTTtcatagaaaatgatttaagtAACTTGAAAATGTCATTTATTCAAACGATGTGGGATTCTTATCGTGCATAGGtaatgaaaaagtaaatagCTACACAACTTACTTTGCCATAAACTTATTTCAGTACTATTTATTAActtgtaaattttataaaattaataagatgtGTTGAAAACATTCACAAGAACTCATAAAAAATGGAACTTAGAGTGGGGATTGAGTATCAAAAGTAGTGGCATGTTTTCAAATTGATCAATTTATTTTGGTATGTATATAAAAAGAATACAATTTTATCATTGCTGTGATGAATCACTTAAGtttgacattaaaaaatatatttttttgtttctctctTAAAATAAACATGTATACCTTGTTGAGTGAAATGTGTACTTAACTTGTTTACATTGTTTCAGAAAACTAGTTTAAAGACaatagtattaaaattttagaatgttctacttttatttacttatgcaaattaaaaattgttgatttggttgaacatttttattatatttaatttatacaatgaggaacattttatttttcaagaaacaTATAAATAACTCCATAAATCACAAGAAATTGTAGATGatgtaaatgaaaagaaatcaaaaGAAGAATTATGGGCTCAGCAACTGCCAGACCTATAAATGGTCGCGTGTTTGGTTTGGGTTACGTGAGAAAAAAAATCGTATGTTAGACTCGTTCTCGTTCACCAACAAACTCTGTTTAGAATTTAGTATGTATTTTGAAACATGATTCAATATGATTTTTGTTAGGAGAAACTATAGGATTCAATATGATTTTTACTAGGAGAAACTTTAGGGTCATCAATTTATTCCAAGATCTCGTTAGTTGGATGAAGCAATATTCATGGTGGAATTCTTATAGATGATAtgtgaaagaaaaaaagttgTATTATGGTAAGTTGTTGTTGTATGTGTCATGAGAAAGTgaaatcgacaactcacttaatttttatattattaagtgaTGACTATTATCTGAAATTTTTTGTGGAGTAATACTTAGATTCATTAGGTGATACTCGAGTCCTTAATAGTTGATAAGAAGTTTGGATTGAAACGATTGATATGACATTCTTATATATTTGGGTTAcaatccaaattattttctggtggactatctggttggagagaaatcgcCGAACTTTTAATTATCGTAGTCATCCGAtgcatatcattcataatactattattataacgTTTTTAAGATTTGTTTCGGAAAGCCGGTCGAGTTGGTCAAGGAGTTAATCATTTTCTCAAGAATCTACGAACTCGATAAACTATTGAGCAACAtggttgtattttatttttctaattttttttatttcatctttgTCATTGCGTgcttatacaattttttttttttatcatttatgtaacattttcaaaaattaaaaatgtacaTCTTTATTCTGTAACTGGGAGAATGATGATTAAATCCAATTCATTCCACATTTTCATATGATGATGGATCAAAGTACAATATATTATCTTCAGATTCTTCACGATAGTATGAACTCATGGGTGCCTATTTTCTATGTTGGTGGGATGCTCTTAAATGGTTATATGATAAATCATTCTTAAAATATTACCACAAAATGAAAGTAGCCTCCATGGACACCGTGAGACTTGGTCTTGGTCTGGTATCATAATTAAGTTGTGTCAATTTTCTTCGAAAAAAGATCGCAGATATGAAGTCCCCTGTGTGCGAGCAACACATGAGGATCATAACATCCAATTTTACCTTCAAGTAGCAGCTAGAGCCTCCTCTTTCTTAAATTAGTTGTGCCttaggtttatttaaaatataatgtacacttagtatttaaaataaaagtaaataaaaatcggtggctatttaaatatatttagtgaccctttcttttcaattttacCAACCGCTACGGAAAAAATTATACCATCGCTAAAATGAAACTCTATTGACAACATTTTGACGAATGAATTTTCATAATTACAAGTTTTCTATCaagaatataatattatcaaactattttaatttttttcattttcttgtaaACATGAAATTATCTATTTCATTCTCTCCAACATAGATGTCAGAAATTTTGGAGCGCTTATAAATAGTCTCAGTAGTAAAAATATGTCACAAttcaataaatacaaattaattgcAAATCGCCtaacaatacaaaataatttaactaaacaAATGACAACATACGACAAAAacagaattttttttagaataaacgTTTGAAGTCAAAACAAGTACTTTTACCATGCATAGAATGAATTTACtgtcattaaataatttgttgttttgtcattaaataaaatatcttcaaGGCGATAAGACATTGGTTTAAACGACAAACATATGAACTAGGTTATACATtctatttatattcaaataaagaaaTGCACAAATTGAGAGATAGTCAACTATGTTGGCTTTCAAATACGAATAATAGATAGATGTTAGTAACATATGTAACTTCAAAGTTAATTAGAATTAACTAAATTATAGAGTTTAAtgtataacatattatatatatatatatgtatatatatattgacaaaTTGTACTGTGgaataaaaacaagtatttttttaacatagttTTGAATGAATCCCTCTTAGTGATGATCGTATCAAATCCATAATCAAATACAATACAACTTAGTTATTTGTGTCTTCCATTTATCCCATCGCTACATGatgttcaacaaaaaaaaaagtctgtCAAAATGTTGAAAAAGAATTATATTGCAAGTTAAATTCATTTAATACTTTCTCCAATCAACATAATGAAATTCAATTGACATTACATTTTCATCAAAACTCAGAAAATGAATATAGATAAAGCAATAATGTTCATATTTATCCTATAACTAGTAGAATGATGATTTTGGAATAATTTGGAACAACAAAAGATGTAAAAAGGTAAGAATCAACCGAATATGAACAAAATTGCTATTAAAAGCGAATAAGCTAAACATTGTACAAATACTATTTGTGAATCATATTAGTTATTTGTGAATCATATTAGTATAGAAATGAAAGAGAACGTACCTAGAATCTGAAAAACAAAGAATGGACGATGAAAATGGAAGGTTCAAAGATGAGCAAAAACAAGTTAGACAAAGAAGCATTTGATGAGTTTAGGATGATGACAACATCAACATAATCTCTATGTTTATTGACTGTCATCACAGAGGAGAGTTTCGTGAGAGAATCGTTATGGGCGACGTTGGCTCTAGTGGTCTGAACGACCATGGATGCCATGAGAGTTAGTATGGTTATCATGATTAAGTAGCgctaaattataaatcatttcttCGAAGGTCGCAGATATGAAATCTTCTGTGTACAGGGACGGACTCAGGAAATAGGAttggggtgggcttaaaaaaatttaagggtggacttaaaaaaataacgagaaaattcagaataaaattaagaataaaattaagataaaggtaagttttaccatttatttaataattagataaacaaacattgaagtatattgaaaattttgaagaaattagCGGGTGTAGTCAAAGTTGAACcgtcaaattttttattttttttcgggTGGGCTTCAGCCTCTACATAAATCCGTCCCTGTTTGAGTACGACTCCCAGAATTATAGTCTCCACATTTACCTTCAAATATAAGTAactaatattattgatatacatttatcttttcatttttatgCAAACATGAAATTATCTATTTCATTATATTCAACATAAAAATATCGCATACTAGTGAGAAATTTTAGAACTTATAAATATTGCTTTgcaaaaatatttatcaattcaaaaaatacaaattaataaaacaaatgacaatatacgacaaaaaaaaattagaataaaccTCGATTAAgtcaaaacaaatattgttaaaatgcttataatgaatttattgtcattaaataattattcgtTTTATTAAGTAATAAGTTTCATATCATTCCAAAtctattttatgaatatttgttattgacatattatttagttataaaaacaaaaataacattttgacttaaattttttttcatttggacTTAGAATTTTGttacattaaattaattaatttaaacaataattaaatagtcCGATTacattgtaatattttaatcaattttataatggCAAGGTTTATTAGATTTAGAACTACACTAAtgatgagatgttgattgacccaTTTACTTTATCAcatctattatattatttatctattttaagaaataaaattatttaattttcttttattaacaatttattatgaaatttctcaaacaatataattattccatacaaaaatagaaaaaactaaaatctcataaataatattataccaATTTTGATAGCAGATTAATACATCATTTGATATGctctaataaattatatattcataatttgaaatcatctaatttaattaatataaagcAATTATGATTCTTGAAATacaataacttttatttttttttatataattactattaagtattatttttatgaaaggataagtttgaaattatattttaataatataatcaatataaaagaataatgatTTTGGAAATCCcaataactttttctttttttatatatataattactaaaagtaatgtttttatataaagaaaagtttttaattatttaatataatcaatataaattattaagatttttgaaatctatttttttttttttaaataattactaaaagtagataattaagaaagtaaaatgttacaactttttttttctatcttttgagtattataaattgaaaacaaaaactATCAAAATTAACTACGAATTCTAGCCTTCCTCTAGCCTTCCTCTAGCTTGCTCTTCTTGCTTATTGCCTCTTGCTACTCACTATTTGTCAATGTCGTCTGCCCCAATTGTAACCCTGATGGTTGAGAGAGAAGAGACGGTGATGCCACCTTCAAGGGGTGGACAACCTATTCGCAGAAAGGCTCGTTTTCTCCTCCCTTCCCTAAATGTGGAGGAAACCTCACCCACAATAATGATCCCTCCTTTTTCCAACATTATCTCTCCCAATAATTTTGAGGTTTCGTTCGATGGTTGGAGAAAGTGTACAGCACGATGGGAACAATGGGTGTCCCAAATGCGCCCTCTCTACCAACCTATATGGGAGAGAGCTGGGATCGCAGAGGCCATCACTGGTTCTCTTTGCAAGATCGTCCAACAAAAGGAGGTTATCCTCGAACTCTCCGATAGATGGTGCTCCGAAACCAAATCATTCATCTTCCCATGGGGGGAAGCTACGGTCACCCTTGAAGACGTGGCCGCAATCGGAGGTTTCAGTCTGGGGGACTTTTGTGTTCTCAAACCATTAGAAACTCCCGATTTGAAGGAGATTGAAGATGTGCTCATAGCGGAGAGAAGGGAGATTGTCCGGTCAAAAGCGGCCAGAGCATGTCAAAAGCTTTGGATGGACAAGTTCATGGACAGTGGGAGTGATATAGAGCATGAAGCTTTCCTATCACTTTGGCTGTCCAGGTTTGTTTTCACTGGACCGGCGATCGACACAGTTCGAACCAATGTGTTCCCAATTGCTGTACACCTCTCGAGGGCAACCAGAATCGCCTTGGCCCCGGCTGTCCTAGCCAGCCTTTATCGGGACCTTGATTTGCTTAAACGACGGGAGCAACGTAGCACGCGCAAATCATCTAAATCGAGGTCAGCGAATAAGATCACACTTTGGGCTCCCTTTCAGCTGGTCCAGGTTTGGATATGGGAGAGGTTCGAGTCCTTGAGGCCACAGTGCATTAGGACAGTGGGGATGACCGAGCCAAGAATATGCAGATGGCATATTGCGAGGACCGAGGGACTTGTAAATGAAAACATCGGTTTAGTTTTCGATGAGAGCGGGAAGATGTTTGTATGGAGGCCATACACAAGCCGTGATTACAAAGGGTTCATGTCAGAGCTGTATGGTAAGAAGGTGGTGAGGGTGTTCGACTCGTATTATTTAGACAGGAAAGTTCTGGAGGACTTTGTCCGTTGTATCAGGGTATCCGAGCTTGTTGGAGTGGAAGTGGATTGCATTGAGCAATATCTGCCTCATCGAGTGGGGATGCAGTTCGGGTT is part of the Impatiens glandulifera chromosome 1, dImpGla2.1, whole genome shotgun sequence genome and encodes:
- the LOC124910549 gene encoding uncharacterized protein LOC124910549; protein product: MSSAPIVTLMVEREETVMPPSRGGQPIRRKARFLLPSLNVEETSPTIMIPPFSNIISPNNFEVSFDGWRKCTARWEQWVSQMRPLYQPIWERAGIAEAITGSLCKIVQQKEVILELSDRWCSETKSFIFPWGEATVTLEDVAAIGGFSLGDFCVLKPLETPDLKEIEDVLIAERREIVRSKAARACQKLWMDKFMDSGSDIEHEAFLSLWLSRFVFTGPAIDTVRTNVFPIAVHLSRATRIALAPAVLASLYRDLDLLKRREQRSTRKSSKSRSANKITLWAPFQLVQVWIWERFESLRPQCIRTVGMTEPRICRWHIARTEGLVNENIGLVFDESGKMFVWRPYTSRDYKGFMSELYGKKVVRVFDSYYLDRKVLEDFVRCIRVSELVGVEVDCIEQYLPHRVGMQFGFDQDIPVGEVAREDGTSETAWRNYARPIVDQVINVPTRLYEPEITTRYYRCWKRSIRIHLGRSPRNRNEVQPPVVNQERTRTDGVMIQPPTRDLAAASSSAHHPGSTDCALAAAAYAAASSSAHHPGTRLILIRDPLPGAEPG